The following proteins come from a genomic window of Mycolicibacterium rufum:
- a CDS encoding amino acid ABC transporter permease — protein MSDAGAPPQTIDAVPLRHPWRWVAAAVILIFAFLFLYGAATNQAYRWSVFAEYVFDKRVLTVGLVNTLQLTVYSMALAIALGVLLAVMRLSPNPVFRWVSWVYLWIFRGTPIYVQLVFWGLIPTIYQQVRLGVPFGPTFFQVDLQTLSIPFLLATLGLALNEAAYMAEIIRAGISSVPEGQLEASTALGMSWGLAMRRTVLPQAMRVIIPPTGNEVISMLKTTSLVTAVPFTLDLFGITAREIAARTFEPVPLLMVAAFWYLVVTSILMVGQFYLERYFSRGASRKLTSKQLEALAKAQASTGGM, from the coding sequence ATGAGTGATGCCGGCGCGCCGCCACAGACCATCGACGCCGTACCGCTGAGGCACCCGTGGCGGTGGGTGGCGGCGGCCGTCATCCTCATCTTCGCTTTCCTGTTCCTCTACGGGGCGGCGACCAACCAGGCGTACCGGTGGTCGGTGTTCGCCGAGTACGTCTTCGACAAGCGGGTGCTCACCGTCGGCCTGGTCAACACGCTCCAGCTGACGGTGTACTCGATGGCCCTGGCGATCGCGCTGGGCGTGCTGCTCGCGGTCATGCGGCTCTCGCCCAACCCGGTCTTCCGCTGGGTGTCGTGGGTGTACCTGTGGATCTTCCGCGGAACGCCGATCTACGTGCAGTTGGTGTTCTGGGGTCTCATCCCGACCATCTACCAGCAGGTCCGGCTCGGAGTTCCGTTCGGCCCGACGTTCTTCCAGGTCGACCTGCAGACCCTGTCGATCCCGTTCCTGCTGGCCACGCTGGGGCTGGCGCTCAACGAAGCGGCCTATATGGCCGAGATCATCCGCGCCGGCATCAGCTCCGTCCCGGAGGGGCAGTTGGAGGCCTCGACGGCGCTGGGCATGTCGTGGGGTCTGGCGATGCGGCGCACCGTGCTGCCGCAGGCCATGCGGGTGATCATCCCGCCCACCGGCAACGAGGTGATCAGCATGCTGAAGACCACGTCGCTGGTGACGGCGGTGCCGTTCACCCTCGACCTGTTCGGCATCACCGCCCGGGAGATCGCCGCGCGTACCTTCGAACCCGTGCCGCTGCTGATGGTCGCCGCGTTCTGGTACCTGGTCGTCACCAGCATCCTGATGGTCGGCCAGTTCTACCTGGAGCGGTACTTCTCCCGGGGCGCGTCGCGGAAACTGACCTCCAAGCAACTCGAGGCGCTGGCCAAGGCGCAGGCAAGCACAGGTGGGATGTGA
- a CDS encoding ABC transporter substrate-binding protein, producing the protein MLGGKQDRRTKIWRFAAVFVATGALALSGCASGSDSGSEKSSTTSAAPAEKVEAIANTVPEAIKSSGKLVIGVNIPYAPNEFKDESGKIVGFDVDLMNAIAGTLGLTPEYREADFAKIIPSIQQGTFNVGMSSFTDSKEREQSVDFVTYFSAGTLWAQKPGAGIDPENACGKKVAVQATTVQETDELPARSKKCTDEGKPAIQILPFDSQDAATNAVVLGQADAMSADSPVTLYAIKQTNGKLEQAGETFDSAPYGWPVAKGSPLAQSLLQALEHLIETGKYKEIAANWGLEEGMIDKPVINGAVS; encoded by the coding sequence GTGTTGGGTGGAAAGCAAGACCGCCGGACCAAGATCTGGCGGTTCGCGGCGGTGTTCGTCGCGACGGGTGCCCTGGCGTTGTCAGGGTGCGCCAGCGGCTCCGACTCGGGCAGCGAGAAGTCTTCGACCACGAGCGCGGCCCCGGCCGAGAAGGTCGAGGCCATCGCCAATACCGTCCCGGAGGCCATCAAGTCGTCCGGGAAGCTCGTCATCGGCGTCAACATCCCGTACGCCCCGAACGAGTTCAAGGACGAGAGCGGCAAGATCGTCGGCTTCGACGTGGACCTGATGAACGCAATCGCCGGCACGCTCGGCCTCACCCCGGAATACCGGGAGGCCGACTTCGCCAAGATCATCCCGTCGATCCAGCAGGGCACCTTCAACGTCGGGATGTCGTCGTTCACCGACAGCAAGGAACGCGAACAGTCGGTCGACTTCGTGACCTACTTCTCGGCGGGCACGCTATGGGCGCAGAAGCCCGGCGCCGGTATCGACCCGGAGAACGCGTGCGGCAAGAAGGTTGCGGTCCAGGCCACCACGGTGCAGGAGACCGACGAGCTGCCCGCGCGCAGCAAGAAGTGCACCGACGAGGGCAAGCCGGCGATCCAGATCCTGCCGTTCGACAGCCAGGACGCGGCCACCAACGCCGTCGTGCTCGGTCAGGCCGACGCGATGTCGGCCGACTCGCCGGTGACGCTGTACGCGATCAAGCAGACCAACGGCAAGCTCGAGCAGGCCGGCGAGACGTTCGATTCGGCGCCCTACGGTTGGCCCGTCGCCAAGGGCTCGCCGCTGGCGCAGTCGCTGTTGCAGGCGCTCGAGCACCTGATCGAGACCGGCAAGTACAAGGAGATCGCCGCGAACTGGGGTCTCGAAGAGGGCATGATCGACAAGCCGGTGATCAACGGCGCGGTCTCCTAG
- a CDS encoding HdeD family acid-resistance protein, translating into MTTARTETPAPPSMLQHLWKSALLSGILAVILGIMVLVWPAITIVVAAIFFGAYLLISGISQVVFAFSLHVSAGGRVLLFLSGAAALILAVLCFRSLQDSILLLAIWIGVGFIFRGVATAVSAISDPTLPGRGWEIFIGVISLIAGVVMLASPFQSLATLSLVVGIWLVVIGVFEIVSAFGIRKASKNMAEWREKVTAPSPE; encoded by the coding sequence ATGACAACTGCGCGCACGGAAACCCCTGCTCCCCCAAGCATGTTGCAGCATCTGTGGAAGTCCGCGTTGCTGTCGGGCATTCTCGCGGTGATCCTCGGCATCATGGTGCTGGTCTGGCCGGCCATCACCATCGTCGTCGCAGCCATCTTCTTCGGCGCTTACCTGCTGATCTCGGGCATCTCGCAGGTCGTCTTCGCCTTCAGCCTGCACGTCTCCGCCGGTGGCAGGGTCCTGCTGTTCCTCAGTGGAGCTGCGGCGCTGATCCTCGCGGTGCTGTGTTTCCGCAGCCTGCAGGACTCGATCCTGCTGCTGGCCATCTGGATCGGCGTGGGATTCATCTTCCGCGGCGTGGCGACCGCGGTCTCGGCGATCAGCGATCCCACGCTGCCCGGCCGGGGGTGGGAGATCTTCATCGGGGTCATCAGCCTGATCGCGGGAGTGGTCATGCTGGCTTCGCCGTTCCAGTCGCTGGCCACGCTCTCGCTGGTGGTCGGCATCTGGCTGGTGGTGATCGGCGTCTTCGAGATTGTGTCGGCGTTCGGCATCCGCAAGGCCAGCAAGAACATGGCCGAATGGCGCGAGAAGGTCACCGCGCCGTCCCCGGAATGA
- a CDS encoding cytochrome ubiquinol oxidase subunit I, whose translation MNALDVSRWQFGITTVYHFIFVPLTIGLAPLIAVMQTVWHVTGNPSWYRLTRFFGKLFLINFALGVATGIVQEFQFGMNWSEYSKFVGDIFGAPLAFEGLIAFFFESTFIGLWIFGWNRLPKALHLVCIWIVAFGVNASAYFIIAANSFMQHPVGARFNPESGRAELTDFGALLTNNTAIWAFLHAVSGAFLTAGAFVAGVSAWLMVRDARSSDATDSRSMYRPATMLGASVALVAAVGLFFTGDIQGKLMFVQQPMKMASAESLCHTETDPKFSVLTVGTHNNCDSVTHLIEVPYVLPFLAESKFSGVTLEGVQDLQQQYQDKFGPGDYRPNLFVTYWAFRAMIGLLLVPVAFALLSLWFTRGGRIPDQRWYGRFGILTIPTPFLANSAGWVFTEMGRQPWVVVPNPTGDQLVRMTVQDGVSGHSAGLVLFSLATFTLVYGVLAVIWFWLMRRYVVEGPQEHDSEPAPPTTPSDDDVAPLSFAY comes from the coding sequence ATGAACGCGTTGGACGTGTCGCGGTGGCAGTTCGGTATCACCACCGTCTACCACTTCATCTTCGTCCCGCTCACCATCGGCCTGGCCCCGTTGATCGCCGTCATGCAGACGGTGTGGCACGTCACCGGCAACCCCTCCTGGTACCGGCTGACCCGCTTCTTCGGCAAGCTGTTCCTGATCAACTTCGCCCTGGGCGTCGCCACCGGCATCGTCCAGGAGTTCCAGTTCGGCATGAACTGGAGCGAGTACTCGAAGTTCGTCGGTGACATCTTCGGTGCGCCACTGGCGTTCGAAGGCCTGATCGCGTTCTTCTTCGAGTCGACGTTCATCGGGCTGTGGATCTTCGGCTGGAATCGGCTCCCCAAGGCCCTGCACCTGGTGTGCATCTGGATCGTCGCGTTCGGCGTGAACGCCTCGGCATACTTCATCATCGCGGCGAACTCGTTCATGCAGCATCCCGTCGGCGCCCGGTTCAACCCCGAGAGCGGCCGCGCCGAACTCACTGATTTCGGCGCGCTGCTGACCAACAACACAGCGATCTGGGCGTTCCTGCACGCGGTCAGCGGTGCGTTCCTGACCGCCGGCGCGTTCGTGGCCGGTGTCTCGGCGTGGCTGATGGTGCGCGACGCGCGTTCCTCCGACGCCACCGACAGCCGCTCGATGTACCGGCCCGCGACGATGCTCGGCGCTTCGGTGGCTCTGGTGGCCGCGGTGGGCTTGTTCTTCACCGGCGACATCCAGGGCAAGCTGATGTTCGTCCAGCAGCCGATGAAGATGGCCTCGGCGGAATCGTTGTGCCACACCGAGACCGACCCGAAGTTCTCCGTGCTGACCGTCGGCACGCACAACAACTGCGACAGCGTGACCCACCTGATCGAGGTGCCCTACGTGCTCCCGTTCCTGGCGGAGAGCAAGTTCAGCGGGGTCACGCTTGAGGGCGTGCAGGATCTGCAGCAGCAGTATCAGGACAAGTTCGGCCCCGGTGACTACCGGCCCAACCTGTTCGTGACCTACTGGGCGTTCCGCGCGATGATCGGGCTGCTGCTCGTCCCGGTCGCCTTCGCCCTGCTCAGTCTGTGGTTCACCCGGGGCGGACGGATTCCCGACCAGCGCTGGTACGGCCGGTTCGGCATCCTCACCATCCCCACGCCGTTCCTGGCCAACTCGGCAGGCTGGGTGTTCACCGAGATGGGCAGACAGCCCTGGGTGGTGGTGCCCAATCCGACCGGCGACCAATTGGTGCGGATGACGGTGCAGGACGGGGTGTCCGGGCACTCCGCGGGGCTGGTGTTGTTCTCCCTGGCCACCTTCACCCTCGTCTACGGCGTGCTCGCGGTGATCTGGTTCTGGCTGATGCGTCGCTATGTCGTGGAGGGTCCGCAGGAGCACGACTCCGAACCCGCCCCGCCGACGACGCCCAGCGACGACGACGTCGCTCCCCTGTCCTTTGCCTACTGA
- the cydB gene encoding cytochrome d ubiquinol oxidase subunit II, translating to MGLQELWFFLIAALFLGFLVLEGFDFGVGMLMIPFGAVGAGDPEQHRRAALNTIGPVWDANEVWLITAGAAMFAAFPNWYATVFSSLYLPLLAILFGMILRIVGIEWRGKVDDPRWRGWADIGIAVGSWLPAILWGVAFAVLVQGLPIDADGRSQATLTDVVNVYTLLGGLATASLFAFYGAVFVALKTAGPVREDAFRFARILSVPVVVLAGGFGLWTQVAHGKTWTWVALAAAVVALLTAVWLMWSHEREGVAFFSTIVVVAAVAVLLFGSLYPNLLPSTLDPAWSVTIYNGSSTPYTLKIMTWASLTLLPLVIGYQAWTYWVFRKRITADAIPASVGLSRHPS from the coding sequence ATGGGACTGCAGGAACTCTGGTTCTTCCTCATCGCGGCACTGTTCCTCGGCTTCCTCGTGCTCGAGGGGTTCGACTTCGGCGTCGGCATGCTGATGATCCCGTTCGGCGCCGTCGGGGCGGGCGACCCCGAGCAGCACCGCCGGGCGGCGCTGAACACCATCGGACCGGTGTGGGACGCCAACGAGGTCTGGCTGATCACCGCCGGCGCAGCGATGTTCGCGGCGTTCCCGAACTGGTACGCCACGGTGTTCTCGTCGCTGTATCTACCGCTGCTGGCGATCCTCTTCGGCATGATCCTGCGCATCGTCGGCATCGAATGGCGTGGCAAGGTCGACGATCCGCGATGGCGCGGCTGGGCCGACATCGGCATCGCGGTCGGCTCCTGGCTGCCCGCGATCCTCTGGGGCGTCGCGTTCGCCGTTCTGGTGCAAGGCCTTCCGATCGACGCCGACGGACGGTCGCAGGCCACGCTGACCGACGTCGTCAACGTCTACACCCTGCTCGGTGGGCTGGCCACCGCGTCGCTGTTCGCGTTCTACGGCGCGGTGTTCGTCGCGCTCAAGACCGCAGGACCGGTGCGCGAGGACGCGTTCCGATTCGCGCGCATCCTGTCGGTGCCGGTGGTCGTGCTCGCCGGCGGATTCGGACTGTGGACCCAGGTGGCGCATGGGAAGACGTGGACGTGGGTGGCACTCGCGGCCGCCGTCGTCGCGCTGCTGACCGCCGTGTGGCTGATGTGGAGTCACGAGCGGGAGGGGGTCGCGTTCTTCTCGACGATCGTCGTCGTCGCGGCCGTCGCGGTGCTGCTGTTCGGCTCGCTGTACCCGAACCTGTTGCCCTCCACGCTCGATCCCGCCTGGAGCGTGACGATCTACAACGGCTCGTCGACGCCGTACACACTGAAGATCATGACGTGGGCGTCGCTGACGCTGCTGCCGTTGGTGATCGGCTACCAGGCCTGGACGTACTGGGTATTCCGCAAACGCATCACGGCCGACGCGATTCCGGCCTCCGTCGGATTGTCGAGGCACCCGTCCTGA
- the cydD gene encoding thiol reductant ABC exporter subunit CydD: protein MRRFLAATTVCGVVIAGATIGSSVVLAAIVARVITDPASRSVDGLAGPIAILAALWGVRTVAQWLQGRLAQRGASTVIADLTDQVLRTATALPPRDLNRRRDDAAAVVTRGLDGLRVYFTTYLPSLFLAAILTPATIAVIALFDWQSAVIVLIALPLIPIFMILIGLATEDRSAAALAAMTTLQARLLDLVAGLPTLRALGRAEGSVTRIAELNAAHRRSAMATMRIAFLSALVLELLATLGVALVAVSVGMRLVYGHIPLSAALTALLLAPEVFWPLRRVGAAFHSAQDGKTAVQAAFRFIDSTQPPAAGARILPGGPLTVEVVAPEMVAEPGRVTVLTGPNGIGKSTLLQAILGLDAPGDGRIRVNGVDVADLDPQHWWSEVAWLAQRPVLIPGTVRDNLELFAPLPDLHDACAATCFDEVLAGLPEGLDTVIGQGGLGLSLGQRQRLGLARVLGSPARVLLFDEPTAHLDAPTEARVLRAIADRAARGATVIVVGHRDPVLAIGDTVVHMGGVHVGV from the coding sequence ATGCGCCGGTTCCTGGCCGCCACCACAGTGTGCGGGGTGGTCATCGCGGGCGCGACGATCGGCTCGTCGGTGGTGCTCGCGGCGATCGTCGCCCGCGTGATCACCGACCCGGCGTCACGGTCGGTGGATGGGCTGGCCGGGCCCATCGCGATCCTGGCGGCACTGTGGGGTGTTCGCACCGTGGCGCAGTGGCTGCAGGGCCGGCTCGCCCAGCGCGGCGCCAGCACGGTCATCGCCGATCTCACCGATCAGGTGCTGCGGACCGCCACCGCGCTGCCACCGCGCGACCTCAATCGGCGACGCGACGACGCCGCAGCCGTCGTGACGCGCGGCCTCGACGGCCTGCGCGTCTACTTCACCACCTATCTGCCGTCGCTGTTCCTGGCGGCGATCCTGACCCCGGCCACGATCGCGGTGATCGCACTGTTCGACTGGCAGTCGGCCGTGATCGTGCTGATCGCGTTGCCGCTCATCCCGATCTTCATGATCCTCATCGGGCTGGCCACCGAGGACCGGTCGGCCGCCGCGCTGGCCGCGATGACCACGCTGCAGGCCCGCCTCCTCGACCTGGTCGCCGGACTGCCCACCCTGCGCGCCCTCGGGCGGGCCGAGGGGTCCGTCACCAGGATCGCCGAACTGAACGCCGCACACCGGCGCTCGGCGATGGCGACGATGCGGATCGCGTTCCTGTCCGCGCTGGTGCTCGAGCTGCTCGCCACCCTCGGCGTCGCGCTGGTGGCGGTCAGCGTGGGAATGCGCCTGGTGTACGGGCACATTCCGCTGAGCGCCGCGCTGACCGCACTGCTGCTGGCCCCCGAGGTCTTCTGGCCGCTGCGCCGCGTCGGAGCCGCGTTCCACTCCGCCCAGGACGGAAAGACCGCGGTGCAGGCGGCGTTCCGCTTCATCGACAGCACGCAGCCGCCGGCGGCCGGCGCCCGCATCCTGCCGGGCGGTCCGCTCACCGTCGAGGTCGTCGCCCCCGAGATGGTGGCCGAACCGGGCCGGGTGACGGTACTCACCGGGCCCAACGGCATCGGGAAATCCACCCTGCTGCAGGCGATTCTCGGCCTTGACGCCCCCGGTGACGGGCGCATCCGTGTCAACGGTGTCGACGTCGCCGATCTCGATCCGCAGCACTGGTGGTCAGAGGTGGCGTGGCTCGCGCAGCGCCCCGTGCTGATCCCCGGCACCGTCCGGGACAACCTCGAGTTGTTCGCACCCCTGCCCGATCTGCATGACGCCTGTGCCGCAACATGTTTCGACGAGGTGCTGGCCGGCCTCCCGGAGGGGCTGGACACCGTCATCGGTCAGGGCGGGCTCGGCCTGTCGCTGGGACAGCGGCAGCGTCTCGGGCTGGCCCGGGTGCTCGGCTCGCCCGCGCGGGTGCTGCTGTTCGACGAACCGACCGCCCACCTCGACGCGCCGACGGAGGCGCGGGTGCTGCGCGCGATCGCCGACCGCGCCGCACGCGGAGCGACCGTGATCGTGGTCGGCCACCGGGATCCCGTGCTCGCGATCGGCGACACCGTGGTCCACATGGGGGGCGTCCATGTGGGCGTATGA
- a CDS encoding ATP-binding cassette domain-containing protein — MWAYELLRPRMSRVALAVLFGVLSLGSALALAGVSAWLITRAWQMPPVLDLTVAVVAVRAFGISRGVLGYCERLASHDAALRSAGSAREQLFARLATAPADAVLRRHSGELVAQAGAGIDALSDVLVRAVVPICVAAVLGVAAVGAVGLISPAAAAVLAVCMLIAGVLAPALAARAASHAEDIAAQHHSQRDTAAMLALEHAPELRVSGRLAGILADARDEQRRWGRAMDHAAAPAALAAATPTAAIGVSVLGALVAGIALSNAVAPTTVAVLMLLPLSAFEAMTALPGAAVTLTRARIAARRLRALTEPAADDGRRPDVTPLHLEPGERVAVVGPSGCGKTTLLMRTEGTFFAEDAHLFATTVRDNLLVARGDATDADLTDALSRVGLGRWLDELPDGLSTVLTGGAASVSAGQRRRLLLARALISTAPTVLLDEPTEHLDASDADAVLVDLLTPGRLFGPDRTVVVATHHLPKTASVRVISPA; from the coding sequence ATGTGGGCGTATGAGCTGCTGCGGCCCCGGATGTCGCGGGTCGCGTTGGCGGTCCTGTTCGGCGTGCTGTCGCTGGGCAGCGCGCTGGCCCTGGCGGGAGTGTCGGCGTGGCTGATCACCCGCGCCTGGCAGATGCCGCCCGTGCTGGACCTGACGGTCGCGGTGGTCGCCGTCCGCGCATTCGGCATCTCCCGCGGCGTCCTCGGCTACTGCGAGCGGCTGGCCTCCCACGACGCCGCGCTGCGGTCGGCCGGGTCGGCCCGCGAACAGCTCTTCGCCCGGCTCGCGACCGCACCAGCGGACGCCGTGTTGCGCCGGCACAGCGGCGAACTCGTCGCGCAGGCCGGCGCCGGCATCGACGCCCTGTCCGACGTGCTGGTCCGCGCCGTCGTGCCGATCTGCGTCGCGGCCGTGCTGGGCGTAGCCGCGGTCGGCGCCGTCGGACTGATCTCCCCCGCAGCGGCCGCGGTCCTCGCGGTGTGCATGCTGATCGCCGGGGTGCTCGCCCCCGCTCTTGCCGCACGCGCCGCCTCTCACGCAGAAGATATTGCTGCACAACATCATTCGCAGCGCGACACGGCCGCCATGCTCGCACTCGAACACGCCCCGGAACTGCGGGTCAGCGGGCGGCTGGCCGGCATTCTCGCCGACGCCCGTGACGAGCAGCGCCGCTGGGGACGTGCGATGGACCACGCCGCGGCACCGGCAGCACTCGCGGCGGCCACGCCCACCGCCGCGATCGGGGTCAGCGTGCTCGGCGCGCTGGTCGCCGGCATCGCGCTGTCGAACGCGGTCGCACCGACCACCGTCGCGGTCCTGATGTTGCTGCCGCTGTCAGCCTTCGAGGCGATGACCGCTCTTCCGGGCGCCGCCGTCACGCTGACCCGGGCCCGGATCGCCGCCCGGCGGCTGCGCGCCCTCACCGAGCCGGCCGCCGACGACGGCCGCCGCCCTGACGTGACGCCCCTGCACCTCGAGCCCGGTGAGCGCGTCGCCGTGGTCGGGCCGAGCGGCTGCGGCAAGACCACGCTGTTGATGCGCACCGAGGGCACGTTCTTCGCCGAGGATGCGCACCTGTTCGCCACCACGGTGCGGGACAACCTGCTGGTGGCCCGCGGTGACGCCACCGACGCGGACCTGACCGATGCGCTGAGCCGGGTGGGGCTGGGCCGCTGGCTCGACGAGCTGCCCGACGGGCTGTCGACCGTGCTCACCGGCGGCGCCGCGTCGGTGTCGGCGGGTCAGCGCCGCCGGCTGCTGCTCGCCCGGGCGCTGATCTCCACCGCGCCGACCGTGCTTCTCGACGAACCGACCGAGCATCTCGACGCGTCCGATGCCGACGCCGTGCTCGTCGACCTGCTGACCCCGGGTCGACTGTTCGGACCCGACCGGACCGTCGTCGTCGCCACGCATCATCTGCCGAAAACGGCCTCCGTACGAGTAATCTCACCGGCATGA
- a CDS encoding DUF4190 domain-containing protein: MSEPPPPPYGPNPGSYPPPPPQYGGYGGYPVPPPASVPRNGLGTTALILAIIGIVLCWSIAGGIILGLCAVIIGFVARGRVKRGEATNGGVAIAGIVLGVVAIIAALVFIPIYIGLFDQVGGTDYVDCLSRAGNDTEAAQQCADEFTQRVEDQFSITVTPTP, encoded by the coding sequence ATGAGCGAACCGCCGCCGCCGCCCTACGGGCCGAATCCGGGCAGCTACCCGCCCCCGCCGCCGCAGTACGGCGGCTACGGTGGCTATCCGGTGCCGCCCCCGGCGTCCGTGCCGCGCAACGGGTTGGGCACGACGGCGCTGATCCTCGCGATCATCGGCATCGTGCTCTGCTGGTCGATCGCCGGTGGCATCATCCTCGGGCTGTGCGCAGTCATCATCGGCTTCGTCGCGCGCGGCCGCGTCAAGCGGGGCGAGGCGACCAACGGTGGCGTCGCCATCGCCGGCATCGTCCTCGGAGTCGTCGCGATCATCGCAGCACTGGTGTTCATCCCGATCTACATCGGCCTGTTCGATCAGGTCGGGGGAACCGACTACGTGGACTGCCTCAGCCGTGCCGGCAACGACACCGAGGCCGCGCAGCAGTGCGCCGACGAATTCACCCAGCGCGTCGAGGACCAGTTCTCGATCACGGTGACGCCGACGCCGTAG
- a CDS encoding acyl-CoA thioesterase II, producing the protein MSADFDELLAILDLDRVDDDTFRGAHPSKNPVRTFGGQMMAQAFVAAGRTLAHPVPPSALSVHFIAGGDPAQDLEFHVVRLRDEKRFANRRVDVVQNGQLLTTALVSYLAGGRGLEHGVQPPELTDPLTVPPIDDLLQGYEDVVPHFVNALRPIEWRYTNDPAWIMRDKGDRLAHNRVWMTARGAMPDDPVLHAAALVYSSDTTVLDSIITTHGLSWGHDRIFAVTTNHSVWFHRPVRFDEWVLYATTSPVAAESRGLGSGHFFDRSGQLLATVVQEGIVKYFPARSTASASP; encoded by the coding sequence GTGTCGGCAGACTTCGACGAGCTGCTGGCGATCCTCGACCTCGACCGCGTCGACGACGACACGTTCCGCGGCGCGCACCCCAGCAAGAACCCGGTGCGCACGTTCGGCGGCCAGATGATGGCTCAGGCGTTCGTCGCCGCTGGCCGCACCCTCGCGCATCCGGTGCCGCCGAGTGCGCTGTCGGTGCACTTCATCGCCGGCGGTGACCCCGCACAGGACCTCGAGTTCCACGTGGTGCGGCTGCGCGACGAGAAGCGCTTCGCCAACCGCCGGGTCGACGTCGTGCAGAACGGACAGCTGCTGACCACGGCGCTGGTGTCGTATCTGGCCGGCGGCCGCGGTCTCGAGCACGGCGTGCAGCCGCCCGAGCTGACCGACCCGCTCACGGTCCCGCCGATCGACGATCTGCTGCAGGGCTACGAGGACGTGGTTCCGCACTTCGTCAACGCGCTGCGGCCGATCGAGTGGCGCTACACCAACGATCCCGCCTGGATCATGCGGGACAAGGGTGACCGCCTCGCCCACAACAGGGTATGGATGACGGCGCGGGGCGCGATGCCCGACGATCCGGTGTTGCACGCCGCTGCCCTGGTGTACTCGTCGGACACGACGGTGCTGGATTCGATCATCACCACGCACGGGCTGTCCTGGGGTCACGACCGGATCTTCGCGGTGACCACCAACCACTCGGTGTGGTTCCACCGGCCGGTGCGCTTCGACGAGTGGGTGCTCTATGCGACGACGTCGCCGGTGGCGGCCGAGTCACGCGGGCTGGGTTCCGGGCACTTCTTCGACCGGTCCGGCCAACTGCTGGCGACCGTGGTGCAGGAGGGGATCGTCAAGTACTTCCCCGCCCGCTCTACGGCGTCGGCGTCACCGTGA